The Fructilactobacillus myrtifloralis genome contains a region encoding:
- a CDS encoding formate--tetrahydrofolate ligase, with the protein MQSDIEIAQAAHPWPITKVAEAAGFQPEEVLPYGRQKAKIERTTPVQPDHFGKLVLVTSINPTPAGEGKSTVAVGLADAMQQAGHRTMLALREPSLGPVMGLKGGATGGGYSQVIPMEDINLHFTGDFHALTVAQNTLVALVDNSIYQGNPFHLDPRQVVIKRVLDVNDRSLRHLVTGLGGRTSGVPQEGSFEITAASEMMAILTLATDLSDLKRRINRIVVGYTYDQTPVTVAELGVGGAIATLLKDAILPNLVQTIAHTPALIHGGPFANIAQGTNSIQATQLALQQADYTVTEAGFGADLGGEKFLDVKTPLLGKHPDAIVVVATVRALKMHGGLAKDQLDHEDLAALQRGLANLGRHVHSMKRYGVPVVVAVNRFTNDTDAELQLVVDYARQLEVPAYPADVWGHGGAGAQALAAGVVAATEQPAAFTPLYAPDADLLTKLKRIVTEIYGGQGVELAPKAVKQLHQLTDRGWDRLPVIVAKTQYSVTDDAKRLGAPTDFKIHIREFVPKLGAGFIVAMAGNILTMPGLPKHPAAEQIKITDDGTIQGLF; encoded by the coding sequence ATGCAAAGTGATATTGAAATTGCCCAGGCAGCCCACCCATGGCCCATTACGAAGGTGGCGGAGGCCGCTGGGTTTCAACCAGAAGAAGTGCTCCCCTATGGACGGCAGAAGGCCAAGATTGAACGGACGACTCCCGTTCAGCCAGACCACTTCGGTAAGTTGGTATTAGTAACGTCGATTAATCCGACTCCGGCGGGAGAAGGAAAGTCGACCGTCGCCGTTGGATTGGCGGATGCGATGCAACAAGCCGGGCACCGGACGATGTTAGCGCTCCGGGAACCATCGTTAGGTCCCGTGATGGGACTAAAGGGTGGGGCCACCGGGGGTGGTTATTCCCAGGTGATCCCGATGGAAGACATTAACCTCCACTTTACGGGTGATTTTCACGCTTTAACCGTGGCCCAAAACACGTTAGTGGCCCTCGTCGATAATAGTATTTATCAGGGAAACCCCTTCCACTTAGATCCCCGCCAAGTCGTGATTAAGCGGGTCCTAGACGTTAACGATCGCTCGTTACGGCACCTGGTGACCGGACTTGGAGGTCGGACGAGTGGAGTTCCACAGGAAGGGAGCTTCGAGATTACGGCTGCCTCGGAAATGATGGCCATTTTAACGTTGGCAACCGATCTTTCCGATTTAAAACGTCGGATTAACCGGATTGTGGTGGGGTATACCTACGACCAGACCCCGGTGACGGTAGCAGAATTGGGGGTCGGGGGCGCGATTGCCACGTTACTTAAGGACGCAATTCTCCCGAACCTCGTGCAAACAATTGCCCACACGCCGGCTTTGATTCACGGTGGGCCCTTTGCAAACATTGCTCAGGGAACCAATTCGATTCAAGCGACCCAGTTAGCGCTCCAACAGGCGGATTATACGGTTACTGAAGCGGGATTTGGGGCCGATCTGGGGGGCGAAAAGTTCCTCGATGTCAAAACACCACTACTCGGAAAGCATCCGGATGCAATCGTGGTTGTTGCTACGGTTCGCGCCCTTAAGATGCACGGGGGCCTTGCGAAGGACCAACTCGATCACGAAGACCTTGCCGCCTTACAACGGGGCTTAGCGAACCTGGGCCGGCATGTCCACAGTATGAAACGCTATGGAGTTCCGGTGGTGGTGGCCGTGAACCGGTTTACCAATGATACGGACGCGGAACTCCAGCTGGTGGTTGATTACGCGCGTCAGCTCGAGGTGCCAGCTTACCCCGCTGACGTGTGGGGCCACGGTGGTGCTGGCGCGCAAGCCCTGGCTGCCGGAGTGGTGGCGGCCACGGAACAACCGGCAGCCTTTACCCCCCTGTATGCTCCTGACGCTGACTTATTAACCAAGTTAAAGCGAATTGTAACTGAAATTTATGGTGGGCAAGGGGTGGAGTTGGCCCCTAAAGCGGTCAAACAACTCCACCAGCTGACCGACCGGGGCTGGGATCGGTTACCAGTGATTGTGGCCAAAACGCAGTACTCGGTTACGGATGATGCGAAACGGTTGGGAGCGCCCACTGATTTTAAAATTCACATTCGGGAGTTTGTTCCGAAGCTTGGAGCGGGCTTTATCGTCGCGATGGCCGGCAACATTTTAACGATGCCAGGCTTACCAAAGCATCCGGCAGCGGAACAAATTAAGATTACGGATGATGGAACGATTCAGGGCTTGTTTTAG
- the phnE gene encoding phosphonate ABC transporter, permease protein PhnE → MNKTKSTSTTRLKWGLVTLGIIAIYWWSITGIPLTGIQRSAGRVSAAIFKGIIHPDWSYVYNGSGEDLVSQLVITLAIAFLGTIISALLSVPFAFLAAQTTKGFFHPRSTLGKVLLTAIRAFPEVVLAILFIKMVGPGSFAGVLAIGVHSIGMLGKLFSEAIEEMDRSAETAIMATGGTKLQTFRIATLPTILPALLSYTLYRFEISVRSASILGLVGAGGIGTPLLFALQTRDWSKTGIILIGIVVMVIVIDTASSSIRKRLG, encoded by the coding sequence ATGAATAAAACCAAATCAACCTCAACCACCCGCTTGAAATGGGGACTGGTGACCCTAGGAATCATTGCCATCTACTGGTGGTCAATCACCGGAATTCCCTTGACCGGGATCCAGCGCTCCGCGGGGCGGGTAAGTGCCGCCATTTTCAAGGGCATTATCCATCCGGACTGGTCGTATGTGTATAACGGGAGCGGGGAAGACTTAGTATCCCAGCTCGTCATCACGCTGGCAATTGCCTTTTTAGGGACAATCATCTCAGCCCTGTTGAGTGTGCCGTTCGCTTTTTTGGCCGCCCAAACCACCAAGGGCTTTTTCCATCCCCGTTCAACGTTAGGCAAGGTTCTGCTGACGGCAATTCGGGCCTTTCCAGAAGTGGTACTAGCCATCCTGTTCATTAAAATGGTGGGCCCTGGCTCCTTTGCCGGGGTACTGGCCATCGGGGTGCATTCAATCGGGATGTTAGGGAAATTGTTTTCCGAAGCGATCGAAGAAATGGACCGCAGTGCGGAAACGGCCATCATGGCGACCGGCGGAACCAAGCTCCAAACGTTTCGGATTGCCACGTTACCCACGATTTTACCCGCCTTGCTGTCGTATACGCTGTATCGGTTTGAAATCTCCGTGCGATCCGCGTCCATTTTGGGGTTAGTGGGAGCCGGAGGGATTGGAACGCCGTTGTTGTTCGCGTTGCAAACCAGAGATTGGTCGAAGACCGGGATTATCCTGATTGGGATCGTGGTAATGGTAATTGTGATTGATACGGCTTCATCCAGCATTCGAAAACGCTTAGGTTAA
- the phnE gene encoding phosphonate ABC transporter, permease protein PhnE → MKQGQVPEQPLRQRFHVVGITVTVVLLVLIYYSALITGVDVNAFFENADQFGVVLSQMKHPDWPYLTKIMGTLAQTLQMAILGTTIGAIVAVPFAFLAARNIVKNRVGRLVIRLILALIRTLPTLLLAALFVAIFGIGPMTGVITLAFFSFGMIAKLFYDVLETIDLGPVRALRATGATMLQTIRVAILPQIAGQFMSYFLYTLEINVRSSTVLGYLGAGGIGLYLQQTLDQFDYPRTAVIILAIFAVVLVIDAISNYVRKRLQ, encoded by the coding sequence ATGAAACAGGGACAGGTACCCGAACAACCACTGAGACAACGTTTCCACGTGGTGGGAATCACGGTGACCGTAGTTCTGCTGGTCTTAATTTACTATTCAGCCCTAATTACGGGGGTTGATGTGAACGCCTTCTTTGAAAATGCCGACCAGTTCGGCGTGGTGTTAAGCCAGATGAAACATCCGGATTGGCCCTATCTAACGAAGATCATGGGCACGCTTGCCCAAACGTTGCAAATGGCGATTCTCGGGACAACGATTGGGGCCATTGTGGCGGTTCCCTTTGCCTTTCTGGCCGCCCGCAACATCGTGAAAAATCGGGTGGGGCGGTTGGTGATCCGGTTGATCTTAGCGCTAATCAGAACCCTGCCAACCCTGTTGCTAGCCGCGCTGTTCGTGGCCATCTTTGGAATTGGGCCGATGACCGGGGTGATTACGCTCGCCTTTTTCTCCTTCGGGATGATTGCCAAGTTATTTTATGACGTGTTAGAAACAATTGATTTAGGTCCGGTGCGGGCGTTACGCGCCACCGGTGCGACCATGCTCCAAACGATTCGGGTGGCGATTTTACCCCAAATCGCGGGGCAGTTTATGAGTTACTTCCTCTATACCCTCGAGATTAACGTGCGGTCCTCAACCGTTTTGGGGTACCTCGGCGCCGGGGGGATTGGATTATACCTCCAGCAGACGTTGGATCAGTTCGATTATCCCCGGACGGCGGTGATTATTTTGGCCATCTTTGCCGTTGTACTAGTCATTGACGCAATCAGTAATTACGTAAGGAAGCGACTTCAATAA
- the phnC gene encoding phosphonate ABC transporter ATP-binding protein, translating into MTEKTVLELKHVNKVYPSGVVGLDDINFTVHEGEFVAVVGLSGAGKSTLFNSINRMIDVTDGQVLVDGEDITKVHGKELRRMRRKIGMIFQNFNLVERTTVQKNVLAGRTGYYPTWKTLLGLYSKADQQQAVAQLDKVNMVKKLYRRADQLSGGQKQRVAIARTLMQDPTLVLADEPVASLDPKTSKGVMDDLYNLKKYERITVLVNLHSMALALKYADRIIGLRDGKVVYNKPIAEANEAELRDVYEHGRDD; encoded by the coding sequence GTGACGGAAAAAACGGTATTGGAATTAAAACACGTTAACAAGGTCTATCCAAGTGGCGTTGTGGGCCTCGATGACATTAACTTTACGGTGCACGAAGGGGAGTTTGTAGCCGTCGTGGGACTATCGGGAGCGGGGAAAAGTACCCTGTTCAATTCGATTAACCGCATGATTGACGTTACTGACGGTCAGGTGCTGGTGGACGGCGAAGACATTACCAAGGTTCACGGAAAAGAACTCCGGCGGATGCGGCGTAAAATCGGGATGATCTTTCAAAATTTCAACCTCGTGGAACGAACGACCGTGCAAAAAAACGTGTTAGCCGGACGGACGGGTTACTATCCGACCTGGAAAACGTTATTAGGGTTGTACTCAAAGGCGGATCAGCAGCAAGCTGTCGCCCAACTCGACAAGGTGAACATGGTGAAGAAACTGTACCGCCGGGCCGACCAGTTGTCCGGGGGGCAGAAGCAACGGGTTGCGATTGCCCGAACGCTCATGCAGGATCCCACCTTGGTGTTAGCGGACGAACCGGTGGCATCGCTGGACCCCAAGACGAGTAAGGGGGTCATGGACGACCTCTATAACCTGAAAAAGTACGAGCGGATTACGGTCCTGGTTAACCTGCACTCCATGGCACTGGCGTTGAAGTATGCCGACCGGATCATTGGGCTTCGGGACGGCAAGGTGGTCTACAACAAGCCAATTGCGGAAGCCAACGAAGCCGAGCTCCGCGATGTTTACGAACACGGGAGGGATGACTAA
- a CDS encoding phosphate/phosphite/phosphonate ABC transporter substrate-binding protein, producing MKVKKLLKVGCLALVLLVIGGGLSGCKHHSRAENYQPKRLVVEFNPSSNAGKMEARAKPLEKMLEQQLHIPVKVVVATSGSSMVEALGSKTADVAFLSPTAYVLGHANYGVKAILQATRYRYGSDATEDITNVPTNTYRGEIVVKKNGKVKKLSDLKGKKIAIQDTTSTAGYIFPAVELADRGINIHKNGIKTFTVKGADQGVLSVYNGNADAAFVFQGARKIAAKDDPNVMKDTAVLYKTQPIPNDTISVRRDMSPKWDKKIARAFQTIAKSKKGHRIIYELYSHQGYVPVQDHEFDSVRTNLKKVGRLDE from the coding sequence ATGAAGGTCAAGAAGTTACTAAAGGTGGGTTGCTTAGCGCTGGTCCTGCTCGTAATCGGGGGCGGGTTGAGCGGATGTAAGCACCACTCGCGGGCGGAAAACTACCAACCCAAGCGACTAGTGGTGGAATTTAATCCGTCTTCAAACGCCGGCAAGATGGAAGCCCGGGCGAAACCCCTGGAAAAAATGCTGGAGCAACAACTGCACATTCCGGTGAAGGTGGTCGTGGCGACCAGCGGGAGTTCAATGGTCGAAGCACTGGGATCTAAGACGGCGGACGTGGCCTTCTTGTCACCCACGGCCTACGTACTGGGGCACGCTAACTACGGGGTGAAAGCCATCTTACAAGCAACGCGGTATCGGTATGGCTCAGATGCCACGGAAGACATTACGAACGTGCCGACGAACACCTACCGGGGCGAAATTGTGGTGAAAAAGAACGGTAAGGTGAAAAAGCTGAGTGATCTAAAGGGAAAGAAGATTGCCATCCAGGACACGACATCAACTGCTGGTTATATTTTCCCGGCCGTGGAATTAGCCGACCGCGGGATTAACATCCACAAAAACGGGATTAAGACCTTCACCGTGAAGGGAGCAGACCAAGGGGTGTTATCCGTGTATAACGGAAATGCCGATGCGGCCTTTGTGTTCCAAGGAGCGCGGAAAATTGCGGCCAAGGATGATCCCAACGTCATGAAGGACACGGCGGTTTTGTATAAAACCCAGCCCATCCCGAACGATACCATTTCGGTGCGCCGGGATATGAGTCCGAAGTGGGACAAGAAAATTGCCCGGGCCTTTCAAACGATTGCGAAGTCCAAAAAGGGGCACCGGATCATCTATGAACTTTATAGTCACCAGGGGTATGTGCCGGTTCAGGATCATGAATTTGACAGTGTGCGGACCAACTTGAAAAAAGTCGGCCGGTTAGACGAGTAA
- the serS gene encoding serine--tRNA ligase: MIDIKLVRQKPDWFKEKMATRGVSAETVDHLLELDQRRRELIVKTEQLKAERNSVSDQISQLKRQKADAEAPIQRMREVGKEIKQLDQNLEQVEQAEQDVAAHLPNIPNDQVPVSLTEEGSVELRKVGTPRQFTFQPQSHWEIGEHLDILDFQRSAKVAGSRFVYYLGAGAMLERAVYNFYLDENDRAGYTEVLPPYMVNSASMYGTGQFPKFLETKAGFEIADSDLTMIPTAEVPLVNFYRDEVIPAEKLPVKFTALTPAFRSEAGSAGRDTKGLIRLHQFNKVEMVQFTKPEDSWAALENITHQAESSLEKLGLPYHVITLTSSDMSFTAAMTHDIEVWMPSQDCYREISSCSNTTDFQARRAHIQYRDENGKLQYVHTLNGSGLAVGRTVAAILENYQNEDGSVNIPEALQPYMHGMQKITKQQLF; the protein is encoded by the coding sequence ATGATTGACATTAAGTTAGTGCGGCAAAAACCTGATTGGTTCAAGGAAAAAATGGCCACCCGGGGCGTGAGCGCGGAAACGGTGGACCACCTCTTGGAACTAGATCAGCGGCGCCGAGAGTTGATCGTTAAAACAGAGCAACTAAAGGCCGAACGGAATTCGGTTTCAGACCAAATTTCCCAGTTAAAACGGCAAAAAGCGGATGCTGAGGCACCAATTCAACGGATGCGCGAGGTGGGGAAAGAGATTAAACAGCTGGACCAGAATCTCGAACAAGTCGAACAAGCAGAACAGGATGTTGCAGCACACCTGCCCAACATTCCTAACGATCAGGTGCCCGTGAGTCTGACGGAAGAAGGCTCCGTGGAACTGCGGAAGGTGGGTACGCCCCGCCAGTTTACGTTTCAACCGCAATCTCACTGGGAAATTGGGGAACACCTAGACATCTTGGACTTTCAACGTAGTGCCAAGGTGGCTGGAAGTCGGTTTGTCTACTATTTAGGAGCCGGCGCTATGTTAGAGCGGGCCGTCTACAATTTCTACCTCGATGAAAATGACCGCGCGGGCTACACGGAAGTCTTGCCTCCGTACATGGTCAACTCAGCTTCAATGTACGGCACGGGGCAATTTCCGAAGTTCTTGGAAACGAAAGCCGGCTTTGAAATCGCTGATAGTGACCTCACCATGATCCCGACGGCTGAAGTTCCGTTAGTAAACTTTTACCGGGATGAAGTAATCCCAGCTGAGAAGCTCCCGGTGAAGTTTACCGCCTTAACGCCGGCCTTTCGGTCAGAAGCCGGTAGTGCCGGTCGTGATACCAAGGGCTTAATCCGGCTCCACCAGTTTAACAAGGTTGAGATGGTGCAATTTACGAAGCCAGAGGATTCTTGGGCAGCGCTCGAAAACATTACGCACCAGGCGGAAAGTTCCTTGGAAAAGCTGGGCTTGCCGTACCACGTGATTACCCTAACCTCGAGTGACATGAGCTTTACGGCTGCCATGACCCACGATATTGAGGTTTGGATGCCATCGCAGGACTGTTACCGAGAGATCTCCAGTTGTTCGAATACAACTGACTTTCAGGCGCGTCGGGCCCACATTCAGTACCGGGATGAGAACGGGAAACTGCAGTACGTCCACACGTTAAACGGTTCGGGACTAGCCGTGGGACGGACCGTGGCTGCCATTTTGGAAAACTACCAAAACGAAGATGGCTCGGTGAACATTCCGGAAGCCCTGCAACCATACATGCACGGGATGCAAAAAATCACCAAACAACAATTATTCTAA
- a CDS encoding deoxynucleoside kinase, whose protein sequence is MIVLSGPIGAGKTSLTTLLAEHLNAPAFYESVDDNEILPLFYKDPQKYAFLLQIYFLNKRLAAIKEANANRYSVMDRSLFEDSLLFHLNADLGRSTATEVDTYDSLLQNMLEPVGPADYQKLPDLLIYLHVSFDTMLKRIKKRGRSYEQLDHDASLYDYYRELNERYDTWFAQYDLSPKLEIDGDQLEFVEDPAARDQIFALVDAKINQIFA, encoded by the coding sequence ATGATCGTTTTATCAGGCCCCATTGGGGCGGGGAAAACCTCGTTAACCACCTTACTCGCAGAGCACCTGAATGCCCCGGCGTTTTACGAGTCGGTCGATGATAACGAGATTTTACCGTTGTTTTACAAAGATCCACAAAAATACGCCTTTTTACTGCAAATTTATTTTTTGAACAAGCGGTTAGCGGCGATTAAAGAAGCGAACGCCAACCGTTACAGTGTCATGGACCGCTCGTTGTTTGAAGATTCGCTGTTATTTCATTTAAACGCCGATCTCGGGCGTTCAACGGCAACGGAAGTGGACACCTACGATTCGTTGTTGCAAAACATGTTAGAACCCGTTGGGCCCGCTGACTACCAAAAGCTCCCCGATTTATTGATCTACTTACACGTTTCCTTTGACACGATGCTGAAGCGGATTAAGAAGCGCGGTCGCAGTTACGAGCAGCTTGATCACGATGCGAGCCTCTACGATTACTACCGGGAGTTAAACGAACGGTATGATACCTGGTTTGCCCAGTACGATCTCTCACCAAAGTTGGAAATTGATGGCGACCAGCTCGAGTTTGTGGAGGATCCCGCGGCGCGTGACCAGATTTTTGCCCTGGTGGATGCAAAAATTAACCAAATCTTTGCCTAG
- a CDS encoding amino acid permease has translation MEAEKGTQHVKRGLKSRHVSMIALGGCIGTGLFVASGGAISKAGPGGALVAYVLMGIMVYFLMTSLGEMATNLPVSGSFSTYAAKYVDPALGFAMGWNYWFNWAITVAVDVSTVSLVMAFWFPHFPAWIWSAAALILIFVINALAVSAFGETEFWMSLIKVITIIIFLIVGFLTIVGIMGGHATGLSNFTYKQAPFVHGIPGIISVFVVAGFSFQGTELVGITAGEADDPQKSVPKAIHEVFWRIILFYFLAIFVIAAVIPYTSPDLLGSSASDVSISPFTIVFERAGLAAAASVMNAVILTSVISSANSGMYASTRMLYSMADEGYAPKFFGKISKNGIPFLALLATTVVALLTFLTSFVGPQIYLWLVAASGLTGFIAWFGIALSHYRFRRAFIKQGHHLDELKYHATWFPFGPVLCLILCIVVIFGQDIGAFAQGKWFEIAVTYISVPLVLILFFGYKLIHHTHLIPLDQVDVSPANLDDEQQSHN, from the coding sequence GGGTGTATTGGAACGGGACTGTTTGTAGCAAGTGGAGGAGCCATTAGTAAGGCCGGTCCCGGTGGTGCGCTCGTAGCGTACGTGTTAATGGGCATCATGGTCTACTTTTTGATGACGAGTTTGGGTGAGATGGCAACGAACCTGCCGGTCTCCGGTTCATTTTCAACTTATGCCGCGAAGTACGTGGATCCGGCGTTAGGATTCGCCATGGGGTGGAACTACTGGTTTAACTGGGCGATCACCGTGGCCGTTGATGTGTCAACGGTTTCCTTGGTGATGGCGTTCTGGTTCCCCCATTTTCCCGCGTGGATTTGGAGTGCCGCGGCGCTGATCTTGATTTTTGTGATTAACGCGCTGGCTGTGTCGGCCTTTGGAGAAACCGAGTTTTGGATGTCACTAATCAAGGTAATTACGATCATCATCTTCTTAATCGTCGGTTTTTTAACGATCGTTGGGATTATGGGTGGTCATGCCACCGGCTTAAGTAACTTTACCTATAAACAGGCACCGTTTGTCCACGGGATTCCAGGGATTATTAGCGTCTTCGTTGTTGCTGGATTTTCGTTTCAAGGAACCGAGTTAGTCGGGATTACCGCTGGAGAAGCTGACGATCCGCAAAAGAGTGTGCCCAAGGCGATTCATGAGGTATTCTGGCGGATTATTCTGTTCTACTTTTTGGCAATCTTTGTGATTGCCGCGGTGATTCCCTACACGAGCCCAGATTTACTGGGATCATCCGCTAGTGACGTCTCGATTAGTCCCTTTACAATTGTCTTTGAACGGGCTGGGTTAGCTGCGGCGGCCAGCGTGATGAATGCGGTCATTTTAACGTCCGTAATTTCCTCGGCCAACTCCGGGATGTATGCGTCAACGCGGATGCTCTATTCCATGGCCGATGAAGGGTATGCCCCGAAGTTCTTTGGCAAGATTAGTAAGAACGGGATTCCGTTCCTCGCCCTCTTAGCCACCACGGTTGTGGCCTTACTGACCTTCTTAACCAGCTTTGTTGGTCCGCAAATTTACCTCTGGCTTGTAGCGGCCTCGGGATTAACCGGCTTTATTGCTTGGTTTGGGATTGCTTTATCCCACTACCGGTTCCGGCGGGCGTTCATTAAGCAGGGGCATCATTTGGATGAACTCAAGTACCACGCCACCTGGTTCCCCTTTGGTCCGGTGTTATGCTTGATTCTATGTATCGTGGTGATTTTTGGTCAAGACATTGGGGCCTTTGCACAGGGCAAGTGGTTTGAAATTGCGGTAACCTACATCAGTGTGCCGCTCGTCTTAATCTTGTTCTTTGGTTACAAGTTGATTCACCACACGCATTTGATTCCGCTTGATCAGGTGGACGTGTCTCCCGCTAATTTAGATGACGAACAGCAGTCGCACAATTAA